A part of Solicola gregarius genomic DNA contains:
- a CDS encoding DUF5703 family protein, with protein sequence MEYEFRRFWVSREYSRSSVRRLLTDAAEYGGWELSRLRMFPDGRRRVTMRRKIIRVARTY encoded by the coding sequence GTTCAGGCGCTTCTGGGTCTCGCGGGAGTACTCGCGCTCTTCCGTACGCCGGCTTCTGACCGACGCCGCGGAGTACGGCGGCTGGGAGCTGTCGCGGCTGCGGATGTTCCCCGACGGGCGGCGCCGGGTCACCATGCGCCGCAAGATCATCCGCGTCGCGCGGACCTACTGA